The segment GCGTTGAGGGCCTCAGCCGGGAGGAGGTCGCCCGTCTGATCGAAGACAAGACGATCCTCAAGGCGACGATGATGAGGGGCACGCTGCACCTGCTCACGGCGGCGGACTATCTCGAGTTCCGCTCCACGCTCCAGCCGGTGTTCGACGCCGCCCTCGCCGGGATTCTCAAGGGCCGGGCGGACGGCCTCGACGTGCTGAA is part of the Actinomycetota bacterium genome and harbors:
- a CDS encoding crosslink repair DNA glycosylase YcaQ family protein is translated as MADRIQTLRELNRTILARQMLLSRDSGAATEAVSRLVGLQAQSAVAPFVGLWTRVEGLSREEVARLIEDKTILKATMMRGTLHLLTAADYLEFRSTLQPVFDAALAGILKGRADGLDVL